The following DNA comes from Vigna radiata var. radiata cultivar VC1973A chromosome 4, Vradiata_ver6, whole genome shotgun sequence.
tttttttataaatgctTAGACACTCGACCTAacaaatgattataaaagataatttcttttaaggTGTTATCCAGAATGTACGCTTCAGAGAATTTGTACGAACTTTCCTTGTTGAAGAATAATCGTTTAATGCAATGTACATAGTGATATATGATTAACTCTTATGCTAACTGAAATCACAGGAAAACACTAGAGTGGGGTGAATagtgttttaaaacttttttcgCAAAGCATCATCTAATGGATTtgcaagaggggggtgaatagtgttttaaaaaaaaattcgcAAAGCATCATTTAATGGATTTGCAAGAGATATATGATCCAAGGAATATACTGAGACATTGGTTTTTATAAAGGGCGTGTATTGGAAAATGTTTCAAGGAGTAATGTAGTAACAcaaattttatactagttcattCAACCTGAGCTATATGCAGTTCTCCCTTAAGAAATTTTAAGGGGTTCTACTAATCGTGAAGATGATTATACAAGTTCTATGTCTCCAAGTTTACAACAAGTATTCGTACCACTTCTGGTTTACCCCATCAAGACAACTAGTTTGAGTTTAACCACTCCTGGCATACAAGTATTTTAACCACTTCTTGTATCAACCCTAGATAATTTTCTAGACTGTTTAACTCAACTAAGCTAAaaactaagtgttttaattctcttcagaatatCCAACAAAAACTAGTGTTATGACTGCAAATACAAGTTGGTAACTCTCAAATAGAGGATAATTTCAATACAAGGAAATCTAAGAACATGCAAAGTTATTTCTATTAGATATTTAACTTTAGAGGGTATAGAGACAAAGTATCAACAAGCTTGTATGAGCATTCAAAAGTTCTCTATGGTATCCTCATTGTCTTCTCTTCAAGTGTTCGTCTATTTTAGCTTTCATTTATATATGTTCGTTAGACAAAGAATGTTGACTTTATGTGGAGTTGGTAGCCTTTTTGAGAAGTTAGACTCAAGTCTACTTTGTAGAGGTACAATGCTTTGTCATAGCTTTTATCAAAATGTAACTTGTACGATCTGTTAGAGCATAATTCTTCAAGGAAAATATTTTGAGAATGTTCTTCATATTTCTCAATGTCTATCTTGTGTTCAATGATTCTAATCAAGTCTTTGTACTTTTATGAtctgcatgaacattgataaacGTTAAGTTGTATTGCGTGTTCAAAACATTCTATCATTTGTCAACTCATTAGAGCAAAGTTGTAAGGATGATTTGTAGTATGTTGGATACAATCTTATGTGTTTTCTTAACAAGAAGGTCATTAGtcattctcttttgtttttcttaataagAAGATCAATTACCACATATCTAGGTATTGTTTGCTTTAGAGACTAGAGTTTCGTCatagttttatctttaaaagatGTCTTGAAGGGTAAAAAGAGAAAGGAGTATTTAAACTACACTTGGCCTCGACTCCTAAGTGATGTGGAACAATGCTTATTTGAGAAGACTTAATGCGTGCTCTTTTTATTTGTGAAGGTTTAATTATTGTTCTTCTATTTATGTGCTATTTTGGGAGGTATCGTGTTATATGCTccttgataaaaaatattatagggAGAAAATGATTGTTTTTATATGTCCTTTTTGGGCAGTTTGCTTCTTGCCCCAGGGTTCCATTATGTCTTTGATTGGACCATTTTGAAATATCCAAATCTCATTTATGCCATTGAAAGTGATAGCATGTTATCTCATTGTATTATAGTTGATTGCTTGTTAAGATTAGGTTAATTCAGTGTGGAAGTGACCCTTACAAGGTCTTATTGGCCACAAATGTTGTGGGGACTTGTAATTTTTGGCAAGCTAAAACAATATAGACCATGTTACAAGGTGAAGCATTGTTTCATGTAGCTAAAAATCATTGTGATGTGGATTCTAACAACGAGACTAAGTgaaatgttgtttaatttttttacataatttaattttatcttttaggaagattgaaattgaattttttataactattgcAATAGTATGTCACCTTGATTGAACCTactaaaactaataattatgattattgtatatattttttaaaaattttggcttatttagtttttgaattatatttttaatcttgttaaatgtgatttatatttttttaaaaaaaaaataataataagataatttgaattataattttttttttgtaatatattggttctttaaatatttttcaatgcaTAAATGATGAcatgtaaaaaattaacatattactattatttttataaaagaaaattgtatatgtttttaacttatttatttttgtgaaaatgaatatggatattcaaaatttgttagaaaCATTCTTGAGAAAGAGTAtcactttttctaaaaaaaaaaaatcggtGGAAAATTGTCTATTGGGACATCATATCCTTTCTCACTAAAAATGTCGGTAGGGAATTATccattaaacttaaaattttgtgaaaaatgttttctaagAGTATATTAGCCATGAATTTTAGTTCGTGACAAAATTATagggaaaaatatatattatccaCGGATTTTGAGTGTTTTccataaattttaacaattaaaaactttgatttttcttgtaAACATTCTTAACTATAATGGATAAATCTAAAGTTATATTTCTAGATCCACATATTGGTACATTATCACCATTTTCAATTGTAATGAGTTGTTCTTTAGTCATTTACACACGGATTCAAGAACTTAAGAAAACAAGTCATGTAATTAATTGTTCCTGAATCAAGAATTCATACATCTTAAGACAAAAGGCCAATAGTGATTAAGGTACTCTTACTTTTCATGATAGGGTATATGATCtcaatgattaatttaattattgctCTAAAATGATCAAATTTCTCTTTGAAAGCTTTCATACCCAACatagaaaaacacaaaacaaagagATAATCAAGATTCAATCTTTATCTCTTTAATTtgcaacaaaaaattatattggcAAAATAATTGAATCAAAGTCAAATGAGATTTCACACCTTCTTGGTGGTCAAGAGGTCTCCATAACTCTATCAATGGTAGCAATGAGTGGGGCACACCTTTTTAGTTCACCAACAACCTCACGGTAAACAAGAATAACATGTGTTAACAAGGCTTCCAAGATTGGGATCTACGATATCAACTTGtactatataaaaatgaaaaattatattgataGCAATCATACTAATtacattttcttcatctttatttataattatcataatcttttaaaaaaggaaatcaatatatgttaaaatgaaTAGGAAATTTCTAAAgacatttttcttaattattatattgagaatttttttatacaaaaaatttgttatttctaGGAAACAATTATAGCAACTTTGAACACACGTCACACATATTTTGATGAATATTCATGTCACACTTCAACAACATCTAACTATTATTTTTCAGTTCATGATCCTTTTGATGAccttaggtatgtttacctgGAGCGCCTCAAATACCATGATTACCATCATAGATACACCATCATCGTGACTATCCCAATCATGAACAACACCATAAGCATCACAATACCATAAACCCCACAATGGAAAGAGTTTATCTCACTTTTGTACCCTACCTCACTGTCATTCCTACAACCCACCTATAGCCCCTCTTATAGGACATATGTAGCCTCCCCTACAAATCTGATCAAGTAGTCTCGCAATCCAGCTAAGGAACGTGTACTCCTACCACACAAGGACAAGAACCACACCTTCACCCCCACACAAGGAAGACTCAATACCCAAGCAACCCTTCCAAAACAAAGGAAGCACCTATCCGTAGATAACACCAGGATTTATGaggtacaacaagtagactTATCCTCCACTCTCATGTTCATCAATCACATACTCAAGTACACCCCTAACACTCACTCATGCTCCAATCCTCAACCACAAGTTAAACTTAATCCTAAACATAACCACTAACATCAATATCTGATTATCATCACTTTCCACAGCTCCTCAGGCTTGGACCACGTccatttttcatcaaattctccatttttcacaaaaatgcactgaagataatcaattatctcagTGAAAAATTACCCAAAAAATCACGTAGAaatagataattgattatcattccagataatcgattattcctgaaaccAAACTCAACATCGACGtgcagataatcaattatcactaatgataatcgattattgtcgaaACGAAGCACATCTTGAACATGATTCAAGCATTCAAGCACATATACATCAACCCTAGATCACGTGAACATATACTTAAGACATCATTCATGCATTGAAGCATCACATACCCTTGTAAACATATTGAAACACATACAATACAACACTTGAATCATTCAAAACCAATTATTCTGCATATGATTATCACTACACccttaaaacatatatttgcatGGAAACTCCTAAGCATCATAACTTTATTCTCCCTTAGCATCAAATCCTCTATtgggataacccaacaaaacatacataatacattCATAGGGAAAACCCATAACAAATAATACATAAACCCTATGCCCGTGCATACACAAACTCTTACCTAACAATAACCacaaataatcataatcatatacaCATGCATCAAAAACAAGGATTATCAATCAAGATAATCAAGAACACATAACATAcatcaacaaacaaacaaaggtaAGTTTTCCCATACCTTGACCAATATTAAGGCTTTATCTAAAACCCCAAAACACCATCAATCTTCCTTTGCACTAAGAGTTTTGTtgctttctctcttcttctcccaAAAATGCATATCTTCTCTCTTCCTCTGCTTTCTCTCTTTGATTTAgaatttctagggtttctaaaaCACCCCCCTCTCTCTATAAATCAACCAAACTCTATCTCTAATATCTTTTGTacagataatgatactttgacaacatttttttgacaacattttaacatattctacgtttcattttatgattggtcgaaaattactccacaatcaataataataatcataaacaccgaCATGGaacaatcacagaatgacatgtAGATGACATTAAAATGTTGTcgaaaaaaagttgtcaaaaaaatattgtcaaagtatcattatctttttttacctataataatttattttatcctaatttattatgataagtatatcaataatatgttattatgattattattattataattattattataattattattattattatctaataataatatctaattacaTCCAATAATATCTTAAGATATCTTTTAATtagaaatatcttttaaaatgtctaaCAATGtctaataataattctttttctaataataatatctcttttaatctttaaatccATCAAGATTATATctcctattttcatttaactaattttcaaaataacaattaaatcttttgaaagatttacataatatctttttattaatttttcatattatttaatttgaatttttttctttctacactCCTCTATTTTGATTTCTTACACCTAGTTAATATGAAGTAAAAGACTCTTTTGTCCTagaccaaaatataaatataatgaaaaaaaaagaacataataatgttaattatgtCTTAACAATATGTAAACTCAATCACACAATTTGTTAACCAAAACACAAAAGTCTCCAAACTACCTTATTTCTAATACTCCTAATTTTTTCGGATCTTACAAAATTAACTACTTTTACATGgactaaaaatgaataatttaatttatttgttaattttgttttcatataatTGAGTCATATTTCCTATATTACCgtcaattaaatttattaagaatggTGATTACGttgtaaaaaaagaataattagcAACATTAACTAGGATTTAGGAATTGAAATCTATATACATTTAAATCCACATTACATATATGTTTTGCTTACATTTGAATCTAGAAGAAGTAATAGTCTAAATTGCTTGCATATTTGATTTGGAAGAAACTAAACTCATTTCAACTGCCTAAATTGTCTTTATTATACACATGTGAGCATACAACACCTTACTACAACAACACGTCTTCAACGGTCTTCTCATGAGAAACTATATTGAGTTTAGGAAGTGAGAAAGAGCCTTAACTTGATCTTCGATAATAATATCTGTAAAGAAATTGAAGATGTTATATGATAGAGTATccaaataaatttatgttcaCATAAATCTAATCATGATGAGTGAGCATGGATGAAGAGTGAGAGCATTACACATATATATTGATGTTGTAAATGGAAGCATATTTTCTGAGGAGTCGTTCTATGGTGTACCACTCAGAACGATCAGATCCATCTTGATAACCAATTCGTGGCATGTGCATTGATGCTTTAcagaataataaaaagaattttatatcAGCGTGTTTCAATTGTCAAATTATAATCATACATTAACAGATATTATTTTGAAGTAATTGTCAAAAAGAACATATAGCTGAATGTCCGAAGAATGATTTCCAAGCCACAAACAGAAAAAAGGGTTAGTATATAGTATATGCCACGTATATACTAACCTATAGCAACGTAACCTATAGCAATTGGGAACAATTTTCCTAACAATTATGAGATAAAGATGACTTCACAATAATGAGATTATGCCACACTTCGatacattattaaatatattttccttttcaggTTATGTATTCTCTTATATGATTGATATGATACATGGTAAATATGCAAGATCAAAGTATTGCAGCAGTGGAAAAACAATTCAGTAATTAAATGTAAATGAATCATCAAAATTAACTTTATGCGTCGAACAAATTCGTTAATAATCACATGCTGTACACAATAAGCAAAGAAAAtgacaatataataaattataaaagtaaatggaagattaaatattaattaaataaatgtggAAGCATGTTACCAGAATTCTGAGCTGCTGAGAATGCTGCCTTAGATAAGCAGCTTTCCAAATGGGGAAGTGAGATTTCACTGCGTGGAATTTTGCGCCTTGGATTATATGATTGAACCACAGCTAAAGCAATCATCTTGGGAGTATTTCCAGTCATATCTTGTTCTTGACAACCATCTACAAGTAACAAGACACCAATATAGCAGACACGACCATACACACATATTCATCACGTCACAGATTAAACACATGCGAGAAAAGCTCTTCAGAAATTATTTACTATCTGCTGTTTTGAACACAAAATAAGTTAATCAAGACTAGCCTATTTTTGTACAAAACTGTTCATAATGCATCAGTCAGAACTTAAAAAAAGAAGCAATCTCCCCTCAATAATCAGTCAAACATGCCCGTACACCAAAGACCCTAAACTTCACTGGCTAATGTtgcatttttttaacataaagaACACAATCACATAATTCATCACGTAGATTGTAGTAACAGAAATGAGCCCCGTGTCACCTCACCTTGTAGAGGAACAAAAATATTCCAGACAACATGATAGGTCTTGGAAGGTTTACCATAGAAAAAATCAACACGACAGTTAGTAAGTGATGGTTAGGAGAGTTAGGGAGAGTTTCATAGCAGTTAAGGGTTGTTTTTCTTTAGCAGTTGACAGTTTTCtttgttagttatgttttgtttatgtCTTTTAAGGAGATGGATCTGTATTTTGGTGGTTGTTGAGTGTTTTATTTCTGAACAGGGACTGTCCAGTGTAAAAGGGAATGTTTTTCCTAGGATGTTGTTGAAtgctttttgtatttttcattcaataaattgTTGCCTCACTGAGGTTTCTTATCTCAGTTtgtgattgtttattttgagATAGAATTAAGGTTTCTTGTCACCAAGAAACCTAACACAACAATAGGTAAAAGTTACGTGGTCAGCATTATTTCTCTAAAAAAGACTGAACTACTTCACTGAAACTTTCAAACAAATTATGGTAACATAGAATAAGACAAAATGTACTCTTGCACAATGTGAAAAAAGGTAATAGGTAATGAAATCCAGACAAATAGGCATGGAGATGACATTGAGAgagaatattatataataattgagaaaaattCCGTTCTGCTAGGAAAATGCAAGGAGTTAAGGTTGCCCACTTGTAGGTCAGGGTAGCATTGACATATATTCACTGGCGTGAAGCAATCTATGCAATCCATATAGacttaacataattattttgaatcaCTATAGATCTCACCATCAAGCCTTATAAGATGCAGATCACCAAGATGCAGATCCCCATGCTCAGAAGCCCGTTCATATGCATCACCAATGCTTGTAGAAAGTTTGGACAGTGCATCAAACATTCCACCGTGGCCCCAATGTCCAGACGTGTCAACACAGCTGTAAAAACAGACTAAATATTTAcagttaattttgaaataaactaCTTCGTCAACACAAAGCAGTTTGTGAATCATAGTTATTGGAGCATGTGAAACTTCTAATCTTAATTTCTTTATCACCATATTGTTTTTCAGTTGGAAAAGAGAGtgactttattattttcatttatatcaaTTATGTTTTCCTTGCCTCTATTTGTAGCAACAATATACTGAAATAAAGAAACAATATactgaaaaataatatagaatatCCAACAAATTAAGTCCAATAGCAGCTGATAGTAGGTCACATATTAAGTCCAACAAACATCACCAAGATAGACTTTGATAATGTTatagaaagtgagttttaaacctaattcaatgtGACACATTTTGTTCtaacatttatagttttattgtaTCTTCAATTGACTTTTAATAGgtttgatttttgtattttaaccATTTTCTGTTCTTTGTAATAAATTTGGCTTGTGCTGACATATATATCTTACTTTCATATTTTTAGCAATCTAATCTTTGGGTACTGTTTTGCCTTTAACTTGAGCTATAGGTATTATTTTTTGCTTACCACTTTTGCATTGTTTCTTCACTTCCAATGCTTCAAAAATCCACATGATTTGCTGGTTTTAGAATTTCCTGGTATTTTTTAGGATCTTTTAAAGTTctgaaataatatataacttttaatgtCAAAACATTTCTAATTGGGCTCAGAACTACAACAAAGGCCCATTCTATCACTAAtcaaagcctataaatagactaatCAAGCTCTTATTAGGaacttttaattcatttttccattttcagaTTTGAGAgctctttttctcttgttttctctttttcctctccTAGTCTTTCTATGTTTATATTTGTTAGGAGTTGGGGGGGTTTATGTGAGAAGGAATAGAAAGGGAGATACCTAATTGTTTGGGCAGTTAAGAAGAACGGGGTATTAGCCTTGTATAAATAGCTAACTGAATAGTTGTGCATAGTTAGTTGATTGTTTTGTAAAGAGTCGAACAGGAATCTAATATTCCTGAGggggaggttatgctctcaCAGTTACATACTCTGTATACTTTCTATCAATACAAGAATTGATCATTCTTTCTTCTGGTTTGGGTGTGTTGTGTGCCTAATTGTCTGTGTGAGTGGGTTCTTGAAAGAGGAACCTAACAATATTCCTCTTCTATTTTGCATGTATTGATTATTATCACCAAGGATCATGCATTCTGCTATGGAAGCTAGAAAGCCTAAGATCAATTCTTCACTACGGTTTTGCAATTAATTGAACGTTGAATCCGAATAAAGAATTAtgtgttttagttttcttaatttGGCTTCTTAATTCTGTttcttatttcaaatttcaattttcgtTTCAACTCAAAGTAAAAATCCCCTGCGTTTATGTAGCAATTCTTAACACCTAAATGTGTTCTTTAAATTGTTAATGACTAATGATTCTATGGAAAGAACCTAGGTTTGTTCTAATCTAGCTACATTTTAGTGTTAATTGCAAAGTGATATTTCCACCCACAACCCATAAGTTGGctattatttaattgatgtggGATCTCCAATATTTTTACCTTGGCCATATCTATGGTATTAGTCATTATAGGATCTTGACACATTTCAACCTACAACATTGTATAGTTCTCTTGCACCTATCATCTCTATCAAAACTATGTTGCTCATTATGTATTTTaggaagttttttattttatctttgctATAGTTTAGTTCCTTATTACAGGTATATCTTGCAAATAATACTACGATTATGTGTTTAAAAACAATTGCATTGCATGGACTTGTTTCCTTATAATTAATATTCTATATTTCCTAAAATAACCACCTTGCAATGGCCTCATCGttgaaatatttaagaaatatattattctttctaATTTGAGATTCTCCGATGTTCTCTTCTATTCCTTCTCAATATTTACATTATAGACTTATGCCAATAACTAAATGCCAACAATAAAGCTACATTACAGGAAGTAGATCTGTGCTAATACAaggtaataaaagaaaatctatACAGAGAAAAAACTGCTATTCTATTCTAAAGTACTGTACACAATACTGCTTAATAATAGTGAAATCTGTAAAATGCTTCCAAAATCTCCTTGGGATTGGGGACAATCaggaaaattaaaaaggaaaaaaatcaacaattttactataaaatatttatcatgcAACAGAGAATGCTACCAAAACCGAAGAAAGCTCACACAGAAAGCTGGGACATCACAACAAAAAGCTGCAGTGAGgcaaaaaaagaaagttgaccTGAAAATCATAGCTGGTTCAGATGAACAAACATTTGATGGAGCTGTACAATCTCCATACACAAAATGAACGGACCCAGTAGCTGATGTAATATCATTGTCTGTTTGGGTGAGAGGGTATTTTACATTCAATGATTGATATCCAAGAGCTTTCCACCTGGATAGCTTCTTTTCCTCTGCCTTCTTCATTGCAGACTCAAGTTTTAGACTCTTTTCCTCTTGTGAGTTTCTTTTGCTCCTCCAATCCATAATTGAGTTGCAACTTGACTTAGACACTTCCTCAAACTTGTTAACCCAAGAAAGATATGAAGCCTCATCAAGACCAAGATCGTGAGAAAAAGTAGTACCTCCTTCCTTAACATCATCACCTTGTAAAATGTTTCTTGGATTGACCTCAAATTTCCTATCATCCATATCCCGTATTTGTTTGTCACGCAACGCAAGCACCTTGTCAGCCATAACACCAATTTCTGATAAGTTCATATCCCTATGATTTGCGTCAGTAATCTCAGTGGGATCTAACATACGTAAACCAAATATGATGGATTTCAAATCTCCAGTTCCAACTTCAGATGTTTCTTCATCATCATGTTTGAGCATGTTATCACCAGTAACATTGATACTCAGAAGCAATTTTCTTTCTGCCCTCCTCATAATTACCTACAGACATGAATTCCTAGAGAATATGTAACACCTCTATTATcatagaataaaaatttataacaaacaCCAACATACTTCCTCCACTGTCTTCTCTGTAACAAGGTTTATGCACAACACATGGTTCATCTGGCCAATTCTATGTGCTCTCTGCAAAGCTTGCTTGTCCACCTGAGGATTCCAATCTTGCTCATAGAATATAACCTAGAGAATGACATGCCAGAGTAAATTGTCAAGTATGTTTTAAAGTTGCAGGTGATAACTTAAACTTACAATGCTTAAACCATCCAGTTAAAGAATCGGGAGTCCTATTTCTATGGATTTTATGGTTCATTTAAAAGGGTTATTTTTCATTCTCCCATAATTCTGGGATGGTTTCCAAACATGCTAGTGCATGTCACAACCATATTTTCACCTTTAAGATCACAAACATGAAATTCatgtttaagaaaataacaaGACAGTAGGTCTGGTTGGAAGAGCTTATTTGCAAGGTTTTAAAAAGGTCCATCATCTTAAGAACCaaaataaatagaagataaaaaCTTATGAATGTActcaatatttcttaaaatagatgataaaaagttataaatatacttaaaatagaagaaaataaatcagTAATCAGGCTCCAATTCAGTGTACGTTGAAAGCTTGTCAGAACTCACAGTATCAGCAGCCACAAGATTCAAACCAACTCCCCCTGCTCGTGTTGAGATCATAAACACAAATGCTCCATTTTGTTCAGCTTCAGAAGTCAAGCCTGAAGTAGCTGATGAGCTACTGAAACTTCTTATAGCAGCAAAGCGCTCCTCAGCCCTAATTGATCCATCAAGACGCTCATACGAATACTTTCGCAACTCCAGAAAATCCTATATgagaataaaaagatatttcatCAATATAGTCCCGTAACTATTACAAAGCACTTAATCCAGGTAGAAAAATCTTACTTGCAAGATGTCAAGTGTATGGGTCATCTGAGCAAAAAGAAGAACACGGTGTCCAGAATAATGTAACTTCTGAAGAAGTTGGTCCAGAATAAGTAGTTTACCACTGGCCTGATAGAGCAAAACGAGCTAAGTGTATATAGTGAATAAAACTCTCAAATTtagaaagaataatatatttcttctatatttCAATGATGAGGCCATTAGATCTACAGATACATGGGCGAGCTGGTTAATTAACGAAATATAGAGAGCTAATTCTAAAGAGACAAATCCATGTAATTATGGGATTGTTTTAAATACATGATCCTAGTATTAATAGCAAGATATACTtgtaataaagaataaaattatagcAAGGATAGAATTAAAAACTTCCCAAAATACATAATGAGCACCATGGTTTCAACAAAAACCCTGGGGTTGTGAGAACCATTATTGTCTCTTTCAAAATGAACTAGCTATtacttagaaaaagaaaatcaatattttagtTCTTGCCTTTTGACCTAGTAAATATATAGGACAGTAGAATTTGACagtatatttcttttttgttgatCTTGGAAAAATTGTCAAAGCGATTTCATAAATCCAATATGTAAGGTCTTCAAGCAAAGATAGTGTTTGAAGACCACTCATCTAGAACTTTTGAAGTGGGTATTTTAATgttgttaagaagtggactttaagcctaactcaaccccacaaaaccagcttgcATGATGAGATTTGCACCactaatatattctaaatttgcCTTAGCtctcgatgtgggacttccaacacaccctccTCATGCCGAGATATATATATCTTGTGCATGGGACTAGGCATTTATGAGTGGTCAAATAGTGGCTTGTTAACGAGTgaaacaatatgtccaacaaacaacaaatattgctaggataggctctaacaaCGGCTCTCATACCATGTtaaagtggactttaagcctaactcaatcccacgaAACAGGCTTGTAAGATAAGgtttatatactctaaattggccttatctccaatcgatgtggaacttccaacaaatGTCTTAGGAAATATGATAGGATATAATATGATAGGTTATAATGGGTAATAAGTGCAGGAGAGAGAAAACAGTTTAGGAATTAATTGTTGTTGGGTAGTTAGAAGTGGGTTGCCTCGATAAGAAGGCAAGGGGGGTCTGGTAGAGAGGATAGCTTTTGAGTATTCTTTTGTAGAGAAATGAACATTTGTCCTGTGGAGGGGGATTAGGCTCCCGTTAGTGCTATATGTGTACACTGTTTCAATAGCAATACAGAAACCCATTCCTTTTAGAGTTTGAGTtcttgtttgtgtgtgtgagtgCTTGAAGTCAGATAGGT
Coding sequences within:
- the LOC106758651 gene encoding probable helicase CHR10 isoform X5, with amino-acid sequence MNLSYEQKLQVVSKIILDDEARAGDAPPCQEELGLRATLKPHQVEGISWLIRRYKLGVNVVLGDEMGLGKTLQAISFLSYLKVCRLSEGPFLVICPLSVTEGWVSEIVKFTPKLTVFKYVGDKENRRNLRMKIHEHVARQSSTMNQVLLPFDVLLTSYDIALVDQDFLSQIPWQYAIIDEAQRLKNPSSVLFNVLKDRYIMPRRLLMTGTPIQNNLSELWALMYFCMPSVFGTLDQFLSTFKDISDLSSVHDAPKVKERLNILRSVLGAFMLRRTKSKLIECGNLVLPPLTETTVLVPLVILQKKVYMSILRKELHKLLALSSGTSNPQSLQNIVIQLRKACSHPYLFPGIEPEPYEEGEHLVQASGKLLILDQLLQKLHYSGHRVLLFAQMTHTLDILQDFLELRKYSYERLDGSIRAEERFAAIRSFSSSSATSGLTSEAEQNGAFVFMISTRAGGVGLNLVAADTVIFYEQDWNPQVDKQALQRAHRIGQMNHVLCINLVTEKTVEEVIMRRAERKLLLSINVTGDNMLKHDDEETSEVGTGDLKSIIFGLRMLDPTEITDANHRDMNLSEIGVMADKVLALRDKQIRDMDDRKFEVNPRNILQGDDVKEGGTTFSHDLGLDEASYLSWVNKFEEVSKSSCNSIMDWRSKRNSQEEKSLKLESAMKKAEEKKLSRWKALGYQSLNVKYPLTQTDNDITSATGSVHFVYGDCTAPSNVCSSEPAMIFSLFLQLC